One Rhodospirillaceae bacterium genomic region harbors:
- a CDS encoding aminotransferase class I/II-fold pyridoxal phosphate-dependent enzyme, whose product MKSLSKTYGIGGIRLGYLLTSNLDFMALMRNKLPIWNINGFGEEFIRNLPSYQKEYKASCLTVRNNTDLLHQHLQAIPELKVFPTVTNYIFCHLANSIGTAKQMTEKLLIDHKILVKDCSGKSLTDSGNGSELLAAEPLMKILK is encoded by the coding sequence GTGAAAAGCTTAAGTAAAACATATGGAATTGGAGGAATTCGATTAGGTTATTTATTAACCTCTAATCTAGATTTTATGGCACTTATGCGTAACAAACTGCCTATATGGAACATTAATGGGTTTGGAGAAGAATTTATACGGAATTTGCCAAGTTATCAGAAAGAATATAAAGCCAGCTGTTTAACTGTTAGAAATAATACTGATTTATTACACCAACATCTACAGGCAATTCCGGAACTAAAGGTTTTTCCAACGGTTACAAACTATATTTTCTGTCATTTGGCCAATTCAATAGGCACTGCAAAACAAATGACAGAAAAGCTATTAATTGATCATAAAATATTAGTTAAAGATTGTTCAGGAAAATCTTTAACAGACTCCGGCAATGGCTCAGAATTGCTAGCAGCAGAACCCCTGATGAAAATCTTAAAGTAG
- a CDS encoding HAD hydrolase-like protein gives MIFDIDGTLLDTVNAHQNALLQALENFNFSYINKNWGSYKHHTDSWILHELFLQNFNRQALPEEVKKFDVLLHQFYINN, from the coding sequence ATTATTTTTGATATCGATGGAACTCTCCTAGATACAGTTAATGCTCATCAAAATGCTTTGTTACAAGCTTTAGAGAATTTTAATTTTTCTTATATAAATAAAAATTGGGGTTCTTATAAACATCATACCGACTCATGGATTTTGCATGAATTATTTTTGCAGAATTTCAATAGACAAGCTTTACCTGAAGAAGTAAAAAAGTTTGATGTTTTGTTACATCAATTTTACATTAATAATTGA
- a CDS encoding CDP-alcohol phosphatidyltransferase family protein → MLKHIKDLANLCTLLGLCLGLTGIYLSIIGYATLGLAALFLAVLCDIFDGIIARTTENRTSQSSAIGGQLDSLADLIHSGMGPTLVIGSWYGCLYGIYYRHVY, encoded by the coding sequence ATGCTTAAACACATAAAAGATTTAGCAAACCTCTGCACATTATTAGGTCTATGTTTAGGCCTAACAGGTATTTATCTGTCAATAATAGGTTATGCGACATTAGGCCTTGCAGCCTTATTCTTAGCTGTCCTATGTGATATATTTGACGGGATTATTGCTAGAACGACAGAAAATCGCACATCACAATCATCTGCCATAGGCGGCCAACTTGATTCTTTAGCTGATCTTATCCATAGTGGAATGGGACCAACTTTAGTTATTGGCAGCTGGTACGGTTGCCTATATGGTATTTATTACCGGCATGTTTATTAA